CCCAAAACCACAATATGGGGAGGGGCCAGAGTCCAGGGCAtggcctggggagtgggggaccTACAGCTTTGGGGGAAACggagccagagggaaggggatgcAGATTCAGGACCGTGGTCTGAGGTTTCttgtgtctctcactctctgtggCGCCTTTCTGACCCTCTAACTTCTCTCCTCATCTGTGTCTGTCGGTGTCTGGGtctctccatctttccttcccatttcttatttctctgtggACGTGTGTACCTGTGTGTTCCTCTGCCCCTCGAGCCTCCCTCCGCCCACCTCCCCATGATCTCCCCTGTGCTGTGGCTCAGCTTCAGCTGCCCCCCTactccccagccctctcctccctacCCTCTCATTCTCCCTGCGCTCCGCTCTTACCTGGCAcctgtgcccctgcccccactacACACCACCCCTCCATCTCAgtgcctcctctctcccccaggcTTCCATTGAAAAGGAGGGCGTTAATTTGGTTGCCATCCTCTGCACCCACAAGCACTGGtaaggggctggggtgggggcctgAGTCCAGAAGATCTTCCCTGGCCAACCCTTGCCCCTGTGGGCTTGGCAGGACTAGAcccagggaggagaggctgggctggggggcagggagtcGGGATGCGAGGAACCCACCTTCTTCATAAAGTCTCGGGGAGCACCagcagaaaaggagggaaggggcaggtcTCTCACCATGGGGCTTATCAGGCTCCTGGAGCCCtagaggagggcaggagaggcatTTATCTTTCATTCCTCGGGCACGTATTAGATATCCACTGTGCTTGGGACATGGGCAAACCCTGTGAGTTCTTTCCTTGAGGAGATTATAATCCGGTAGGGGAGATAGCCCTGCGTGACCAGGAATAACGATGACAGACATTTAGGTGGCAGTTGGCACAAGGCACAGGAGGTGGGGGGCTCTTGGTGAAGTGTGACCAGATCCACTTGGAGGACTTAGAGGCTGACGACCCTGGAGCTGAGAGAGTCCAGAAAGATTGGTGGGCACTGGCTGGGCGATGGAGGGGAGAGGTGGCAGGTCGTGGAGATGACATTGCGAGCAGGGGAGCAGCTCGAACAAAGGCCTAGAGGTGTGAACAGCTTGGCTCAGTTCAGAAGCCCGGGGCTCAAGGCTTGAAGGCCTAGAGATCTGGAACAAGGAAGGCAAGGAGGCCTAGTACCGTTGCCCCTTAAagttccttcctgtctctgctgTCCTCCAGGGACCACAGTGGAGGGAACCGTGACCTCAGCCGGCGGCACCAGGACTGTCGGGTGTACGGGAGCCCTCAGGATGGCATCCCCTACCTCACCCAGTAAGTCCCTGTCCTGGGGTGGGTGGCCCTTCCATGCGCACCTTCCCACACCCCGTCCTGTAGTCGAGTATTGTAGGAGTGCCAGCAGCTAGATCTTTGCTGAACCCCTTCCTGACCCTTAGAGGGCAGACAGCCCACCCCCCAACTCTTCCAGCCGTGGTCCCCGAGAGTGGGAGAGGTGAGAGTTTGGATCTGAAGCCCTGGGCACTGTCAGTGCCTTCCCTTTCTGGTGTGGAAGCCCTGCCTCCTTCAATTCACCAAGGTCCTTGGGCATCGCGTGGGGCAAGGCCCAGCACAGCCCAGGCTCTAGCACCTTCTCTCCCCTGTTGCCTTGCTTCTCAGCCCCCTGTGTCATCAAGATGTGGTTAGCGTGGGACGACTTCAGATCCGCGCTCTGGCCACCCCAGGCCACACGCAAGGCCATCTGGTCTACCTGCTAGATGGGGAGCCCTACAAGGGTCCCTCCTGTCTCTTCTCAGGggacctcctcttcctctctggctgTGGTGAGTTCCCCCTCATCAAAAGGGAAGCGGGAGCGGGGGTGGATagaaaggagggagaggtcaGGGCTAAAACCCAAAGACAGCACAGCCCCATGCAGTGCACGAAAACTTTGCTTTCAGTGCAGACACTGCCTTGCTGTTATTCCCGTCCGGGTGAGCCCGTGGTTTTTAATACCCTCGCAACTTCCCACAGAGGATGCACAGAACGAGATGATGCTTGTCACAGAGTACAGACCTGGCAGGACGTGGGTTTCCACTGGGTGGAGCCTAGTTCTCCAGTACCTGGAGAGACTAGGTTACAAAAAGTAGAGAAGCCCTGAATGCGAGGGTGACCCGTGGGTAGGGGAGGATCACAGTCCCAGGCTGTGTGGAGTCTCAGAGGGCAGCCGTGGAAAAGAGTCACCCCACACCAACTGTGCTTGGGGCCCTGGGCACTCAGCCTGACACTTCCGTCCTCCTCTCCATCCACATGTCAGTATGTGCAATGCAGGCCTTCCCACAGGCTTAGTTGGGGAGTGAGCATGTGGGCTCAGCAACCAGTGGGAAGGAGGGTGTAgatgcctgggggtgggggtggcaggggccAGGTTGAGAGCTGGTGGCCAGTACCAGCTATGCACGCTGGTCCGCAGCCCGCTCCCTGTACCTTACACCGAGCTGTGTTCTTGTACCTTGTAACACACCCGCTGCCCCTCGCCAGGACGGACCTTTGAGGGCACCGCAGAGACCATGCTGAGCTCCTTGGACACGGTGCTGGGGCTAGGGGATGACACTCTGCTGTGGCCTGGTGaggtccccctcctcctcctccctcactcccttaCAGTCCCAGCCGCCCCTGCAACTGGCCCAGAGGGGATACCACTCCACCCCCGGTGGCTCCTGGGAGCCAGCTCGAGCTGTGAGGGCAGAGCCCCCTTCATTCTGGAATACTGGCTTGGAACACGCCTCTACTTCTCATGCCAATTGCCCCTGACAGCCAGCCCTCAGCCTCCGGGGAGCCCTGTAGGCCCCGGGGCATCCCAGAGAGATGGCTGATATTTTACATCCAGAGCGGAGAACAGAAAATCACCTTTGCTTATCAGAGAAGTCAGTAAACCCAACTCTGCACGTGTCCACTGCAGGCACCCATACCTCACATTGCATGTGCATCTGTCCCCAGGCGTGTATGTGGcatgtccatccatccgtccgtccagaCACTGCACGTCCCTACATATATCCACAAACGTCAGATAGCCATGGATTCTCAAGCACATCACAGAGATGTCAGCTAATCCTCAGAACGCACATTTAcccatccattcatttgacaaatacttgaTGGAATGCCGAACGAGTGCCAGCCTCAATCCTAGGCACCAGGGACACATCTGTGTTCTAGTAGCATTATCTGCTCCACATGCCAGATGACAAAACTGCGGCTCAGGTGCCATGACTCGGCTGAGGTTGCACAGCTGGGCAGGGGCAGCGTGAGGGCTAGGAGGCAGGGCTCCCCAGCGACTGGGGCTCTCCCCCTGGCCATCAGGTGCCTGGGGGGAAGGAGGACTTTTTCTGACGGCACTGCTGCTCTCTCTtggtccctcccctcccttgggCCTCAGGTCATGAGTATGCAGAAGAGAACCTGGGCTTCGCAGGTGTGGTGGAGCCTGAGAACCTGGCCCGAGAGAGGAAGATGCAGTGGGTCCAGAGGCAGCGAATGGAGCGCAAGAGCACGGTGCGggcgggtgggggctggggtcggggggggggACCCCCAGGGCACGCCCCAGCAGGAACCCCTCCATGCTGAGCTGTGGCCTGCAGACCTGTCCCTAGAGGCCCGACATGTTTGGTGCACAGGCCTTCAAGGGAGGCCCCCTGAACCCTGAAACCGGGGACGTGGGGGGATGGCTTCCCTGATTGGGTCTGTTTCCCAGACTGTCTCCGCCAAACCTGGTGCCTCTTGTCCCGCAGTGCCCATCCACGCTGGGAGAGGAGCGCTCCTACAATCCGTTCCTGAGGACCCACTGCCTGGTGCTGCAGGAGGCTCTGGGGCCAGGCCCGGGCCCCATCGGGGATGATGACTACTCCCGGGCCCAGCTCCTGGAGAAGCTCCGCCAGCTGAAGGACCTGCACAAGAGCAAGTGACagccccccgcccaccccagccCATCCCCCATGGCGGGGAGTCCACCCACCACCCGCACCATGATCCCCCTCATTgctcccaccaccacctccatcgGCGCCCATGGGGGGCCTCAGGGTCCAGCACTGTCACGGGAGGAGGGACAAGTGGACAAGGTCATGAGACCGAAAGGACAGAGGCTGGTTGAAGGCTTGGAGACCCCACAGGGGGAGGCGGAGTTATCCAGGGCAAGAGGAAAGGGGGAGCCTTGGGACCTCTCCAGACCCTGCTGGGAGGGggcctcctccctggccccactTCTGTCCCTGTCAAGGACGTGGAGAGTGCTGGTCGCCCCTCCCTCAGTAGGGCCTCACTCTCACCAAGGGCAGCAGGAGCCAGGAGCAGGTTGAgtcctcttcccccttctcccttcctggcTTGGGAAAGACACTCAGGCCCCCAAAGTGGCCAGAGGTGTGGTGCCTTGGAAAAGCGGTCACTCGGAGGGGCAGCTGGGCTCCTGTGCCCTGAGACACTGGCCCTCCTCCCCAAGCCtcccccctgcccgcccccttGTCCCCCACCCATGAAGGCATTTTTCAAACAGAGCCATTTCTGGGAAAGTTGAAAGGGCTGGATGTCTGCATGTCTGGACAATCTCCGCCTCAGTGACCCCCCTGCAGCCTGGAAGGGGGAGGGTCCTGGTTGCCCCTGACACCGCGCCTTCAGGCTGAGGAGACAGGGAATGCTGGACCGCAGCCTTGCAGGCTCCCTGTGCAGCTGGCCTCTGCCCTGGGGCCCAAAGGACTCTGCTTCCCAGGGGCGAGAGCCATCATGTACCCCGCCGCGTCAGTTTTCTCCTCATGGCCCTTGTTCTTAGGAACTTCTGCCTTGTTCTCACTCCTGCTTTACCCTCCTCAGTCCCTCTCCTCTTTTAGTTATAAAGCCCTTCCTCTGGCCCTTTAAAGTTTGCCAAGAACCTCCTCACGTCATTTTTCATTCGATCCTTGATCTCATCCTGGCCGGGGAAGGGGGTCCATGCAGCAGACTGCAGAAATCAAGCCTGGGAGCAGAGAGCCATCCGCTCTCCACCGAGTGGCAgcctccaggaccccaggatttcTGAGGTCCTCGAGGAAGCACACCTCGGGAGCCTTTGCTTCCTGTGTTCAAGCTTTCCCTCAGGCAATGCTCGCCTCTAGTGAGCTTCTGAGATGTCCCCTGCCCTCGGTTTCCCCTCATCATcccgcctctgcctctctctccagccaTAGTGTCTGGTACCAACTCTAGCAATACCACCAGAATAcagtccccaccccccaacagaCACGCAGTTTCATGCCGctgtgcctttgctcatgctgttccttCAGACTGGAATGCCTttcccctgctcctccagccTTATCTGCCTGGCAAACACCCATTCATCTCTCACAATGCCCCTCAAaggccccctcctccaggaaaacAATCCCCATGCTCCTCACCCTCCAGGCTACCTCTGCTCTTTGTAAATGCTTCTCTCGTGGCACTTCTCACATTGTATTTTACTTGTTTACATGTTTGTCTCCCCTTCTAGACTGTGAACCCTTCAGGGCATGGACTGTATCTTATGCATCTCTGTAATTCTGCGcctagcacggtgcctggcacacaggaggcgCTCAATaaatcttgaatgaatgaataatttaacTGGGGCTTTATCACTCCATGAGACCATCTTTATTGCTGGTTCCAGGCTGCTAACTGGGAGCTCCAAGTTACTGAGCTCCAAGAGCCTTGGCCGGAAACAGTGCTGAAATAACGTCCTTGCTTGCCTGTGTGGGCTTGGTCGGAGTTACGACATGCTTGCCTCAGTGTCCCCCAAAGCGTGGGAGGCACAGGTGCACCTCCAGCCACAGGGGAGAGGACTAGCACTGAGGGGAGAAGGTCTTGGTCCTGGCCTCTCTTCAATAAGTCTCTAACAGAGCCAGACTCCAGGTGGCACCTTAGTTGGTCAACTATCTTGAGTTAAACTTTAACaccctggttttgttttcattgtatttaccttTGAGGTCAGtatctttttcataatttattatttattttagagggagcaCACAGGTGCatgcagagggacaggcagactccccactgagcatggagcccaatgtggggcttagtTCCCCACCCTGCGATCATAACCTGCTCTGGAATCCCAACAGTCAGagacccaactgactgagtcatccggGCACCCCTGGGTTAATATTTTTGACACATGATagcagtgttcttttttcttttgtttccacaAAGTGATCACAGTTTTCAATACATGAAAGTAATTAAGGATATTTATTGAAATAGGAATGAAGTAAAGGAGACCCTAGGCCCTGGCAGAAcccccttttttatttatttgagaggaagacaGTATGAGTGGTTGGGGGTTgtgcagtgggaaagggagagagagaattgcaagcagactccccactgagtgcagagtccaaccctgggctcgatcccacaaccctga
Above is a genomic segment from Lutra lutra chromosome 3, mLutLut1.2, whole genome shotgun sequence containing:
- the LOC125095087 gene encoding probable hydrolase PNKD, translating into MAWQGWSAPWLWVSGCGLLLLVLVLLVSPRSCRARRTLRGLFMARSKRLLFRIGYSLYTRTWLGYLSIASSCAGLGNRTTKGHSRTQPRLFNGVKVLPIPSSQTTTATSSSNPGPAGCGCGPLRPQAVQASIEKEGVNLVAILCTHKHWDHSGGNRDLSRRHQDCRVYGSPQDGIPYLTHPLCHQDVVSVGRLQIRALATPGHTQGHLVYLLDGEPYKGPSCLFSGDLLFLSGCGRTFEGTAETMLSSLDTVLGLGDDTLLWPGHEYAEENLGFAGVVEPENLARERKMQWVQRQRMERKSTCPSTLGEERSYNPFLRTHCLVLQEALGPGPGPIGDDDYSRAQLLEKLRQLKDLHKSK